The sequence GTATACAAAGCAAAAGTcgctcactctttgcaaccccatggactttacagtccatggaattctccaaaccagaatactggaatgggtagcctttgccttctccaggggatcttcccaacccaaggatcaaacccaggtctcctgaattgcaggcagattctttaccagctgagccacaagggaagccctagatatATATATGTTAGCAAATATTTTTAGTATGTACCCTTCTTGTGTTGATTCCTTTCACATTATGTAATACCCTTTGTCTTATGCAATAAAGACAAATTttcttcaaagtctattttttctGGTATGAATATTGCAATCCCCCTTCCTTATAATGTTCATATTGCATAAAATACCTTTTCCATTCCCTTACATTCATTCTTTGTGAAAATTTAGTCTGAAGCTGGTCTCTTGCATGCAATATATAGatatgtgtgctaagctgctcagtcatatctgactctttgtgaccccatggactgtagcctgctaggctcctctggccatggaatttttcaggcaagaataccggagtgggttgccacttcctcctctaggtgatctttccaacccagggactgaactcacatcttccacatttcctgtattggcaggcagtttctttactagtgcaccacctgggaagcccagcatatAGATGGGCTCTGCTTTTTTATCCACTCTGCTAACTTATGTCTCTTTATTGAATCATTTATCCCACTGgcacttaaagtaattattgatatgtatgtacttactgaaattttattactcattttccagtttttatagttcttttaaaatcattcagGATAATAAATGTCATTtgagaaaaattatctttaattaaCCCATGTTGTACCacaaaattaatcaaaatttCCAAGTCTTTCTTCTCCAAGGCTGGGAAAAGCTTTGTGAAAGTAGGAAAATgcacaaataaaaatggaaaagtaggaaaatggacaaaagaaaatgaacaaaaaatcagCAGATAGAGGGGGAAACTTAAAATAGTGAGTATACAAATTGTCTAAAGTGTTcaaatcaaagaaatggaaaatttaagaaattaatacAAACAACAAGTTCAACACCCACAATCTGATCAAACAATAGGGATTCCTTGTTTTAAGGTTTTGAGTCATTCTTCAAGGATGATTCTTCAGATCCAGaacaattttcctttttataactgcCATCTGAAAGAATCCTTTCAGAGCCCTCTTTATGTCCTTATTTCTCAGACtgtagatgaaggggttcagcatgggtgTGACCACAGTGTACATCACCGAGGCTGTTGCACTTGAGTGTGAGCTGTGGGTAGCAGCCGAGCTAAGGTACACTCCTAGGCTTGAACAATAATATAGGAAGACAACCGAGAGGTGGGATACACAGGtggaaaatgctttatatttCCCCTGAGGTGATGAGATTCCACGTACGGAGAACACTATCTTAGAGTAAGAATAAAGAATACCAGCCAGGGGGCCACCACCCAACAATACTgatgtaaaatacataaaaacatcaTTAAGAAAAGTGTCACAACAAGCAAGTAGTACAACCTGTTTGATTTCACAGAAAAAGTGGGGGATTTCCAAATCTGTACAGAAGGACAGCTGTAAGACCAGTAAGCTTTCTAACAAGGAAAACAGGGCACTAGTGATACAGCACACCAGCACCAGCAGCCCACAGAGCCAGGGGTTCATGATGGCTGTGTAGTGCAGGGGGCGGCAGATGGCCAAGAAGCGGTCAGAGGCCATCACAGTCAAAAGAAAATCATCCAGTGCTGCAAACAGCATGTAAAAATACATCTGGGTGATGCACCCTCCATAGGATATAACTCTGCTCTGAATCTGTATATTTATTAACATCTTTAGGATGGTTGTGGTAGTGAAACAGATGTCAACAAAGGACAAGCTGGAGATGAAGAAGTACATGGGAGTGTGAAGATGGGAGTCTAAACTGACAGCCAGGATGATGAGCAGATTTCCAAACAAAGTGATCAGATACATGGAGAGGAACATTCCAAATATGAATGGTTGCAGTTCTGGTTCCACTGATAAACCCTGAAGAAGAAATCCTGAATTTTGTGTATCATTTCCTGGCACCATGTGCTGGTGTTGATGACTaggaataaaaaatacatatataattttgcacaaataagtattatttaaaatgctacaatgtatatatttaaaccaTATATATGCAAagtaaacataaataaaacatttaagagaTGTTTTGCAACATCTCTGACTAGATGTTAGAGAGAGAGGAAATATACAGACTTGTAGGAAAGTCTGTACAGACTGAGTAGGAAAGGATATCTAAAGTCCTCAGGTGGTCCTATATAGATGGCTATATGGACAAAATTTTCAGACTTTCTCCCAAGGAATTAAACAGTTGtaatgagaaatattttttgCATTTGAGGAACATATGGTGAGTACTGGCCATTTTCTAGGCATAAGATTGTGAGAAGCAAAAGCCAAATGATATAATGACAGtgaaaaaatataagcaaataaatattgcATATCATGTGACATAGTGACATACGTGAAGACAGAAAAGACGGTATAAAAACAGTGGATGAGGGTGTTATTTATTACTGAGAATTCGGGAAGACCTAAAAATGATGAAGACAAAGTTATAAACTAATGatagttattaatatatatgcatcTAAAAGAGAAGAGCTGACATGTATAAGGCAGTTTTTGAGATCTAAATGGAGAAAGCTGACAGCAACAGAAGAAGAGTAGTGGATTTTAACT is a genomic window of Ovis canadensis isolate MfBH-ARS-UI-01 breed Bighorn chromosome 5, ARS-UI_OviCan_v2, whole genome shotgun sequence containing:
- the LOC138441762 gene encoding olfactory receptor 7A17-like, with the translated sequence MVPGNDTQNSGFLLQGLSVEPELQPFIFGMFLSMYLITLFGNLLIILAVSLDSHLHTPMYFFISSLSFVDICFTTTTILKMLINIQIQSRVISYGGCITQMYFYMLFAALDDFLLTVMASDRFLAICRPLHYTAIMNPWLCGLLVLVCCITSALFSLLESLLVLQLSFCTDLEIPHFFCEIKQVVLLACCDTFLNDVFMYFTSVLLGGGPLAGILYSYSKIVFSVRGISSPQGKYKAFSTCVSHLSVVFLYYCSSLGVYLSSAATHSSHSSATASVMYTVVTPMLNPFIYSLRNKDIKRALKGFFQMAVIKRKIVLDLKNHP